The genomic interval GCGGTGGCTGGTGTTGCTGGCCGTGCTGGGCGCTGGCGCCATCGCATCGGCGGCGCCGCGCGAGCTGCGCGTGGGCGTATATGCCAACGAGCCCAAGGTTTTTTTTGGCGCCGATGGCAAGGCTGCAGGCATCTTTGTGGACCTGCTGGAGATGGTGGCCGCGCGGGAGCAATGGTCGCTCAGATATGTGCCGTGCAACTGGCAAGATTGCCTGGACGCCCTGCGCGAGGGGCGGCTTGATCTCATGCCCGATGTGGCCCGGTCAGACCAGCGCGACATCCTGTTTGACTTTCACAGCCTGCCGGTGCTGCACAGCTGGTCACAGATCTACCGTGCGCCGGGAAGCCCCATCTATTCGATGCTTGACCTGCAGGGCAAGCGCGTGGCGGTGCTGGAGGGTTCGGTGCAGCGTGCCGCTTTCAGCAACATGATGGACAGCTTCGGCATCCAGGTCACGCTGGTGGATGCCTCCAGCTTCACGGGCGCGTTTGCCATGGTGCAGCAGGGCGAGGCCGATGCGGTGATCGCCAACCATCGGTTCGGCAACCTGTATTCGCAGCGCTACGGCATGGTGGACTCGGGCATCGTGTTCCAGCCTGCAGCCTTGTTCTTTGCCACGGGCGCAGGGCGCAATGCCGATGTGCTGGCGGCGATAGACCGGTCGGTCAAGGACTGGCGCAGCGGTGCCGACCCGGCGTACGCGAAGGTTTTGCGCCGCTGGAGTGCGGCTGATGAGCCGGTGCGGATTGCGCCCTGGATCTGGTGGGGGCTGGGTGGGCTGCTGGCCTTCAGCCTGCTGGCGGCGCTGTCGGTGGTCGTGCTGCGCCGCAAGGTGCAGGAACGCACGCGCCACCTCAAGGACAGCGAGCAGAAGCTTGCGACCATTCTGGACAGCGTGGGTGCGTTCATTTACATCAAGGGCAAGGACTACCATTACCAGTACGCCAATCACCATACGCTCCAGTACTTTGGCCTGCCCTCGCAGGAGGTTGTGGGCAAGGACGATGGGGCTTTTTTTGACGCTGCCACTGCGCAATCGCTGCGCGCCAATGACCGGCGCGTGCTGGAGGACGGTGAGAGCCTGGAGGTGGAGGAGCTCAATACCCCGGCGACAGGCGCCCCGCAGCGGGCGTTTCTTTCGGTGAAGATTCCGCTGCGCGATGCGAAAGGCAGCGTGGTTGCGCTGTGCGGTATTTCGACCGACATCACCGAGCGCCGCAAGGCCGAGGAGTCGCTGCAGATTGCTGCCACGGTGTTCGAGTCGTTCGAGGGCATGATCGTGACGTCGCCGGACAAGCGCATCCTGCGGGCCAACCAGTCGTATGCACGGCTTACGGGCTACACCGTGGAGGAACTGGTGGGCCAGACGCCGCGCCTGCTGCAGTCGGGCCGACATGACGCGGCTTTTTATTCCAGCCTTGAGAACTCGCTGCACACCACCGGCATGTGGCAGGGCGAGGTGTGGAACCGGCGCAAGGACGGCGCGGAATACCCGGCGTGGATCACCATCACGGCGGTGCGCTCGCCCGAAGGCGAGATCACCCATTACGTGGGCACGCAGATCGACATCTCCAGCCGCAAGGCGGCCGAGGAAGAGATCCGCCTGCTGGCGTTCTACGACCCGCTCACGGGCCTGCCCAATCGCCGGCTCATGACCGACCGGCTGCAGCACAGCCTGGCCGCCACAGCCCGCTCGGGTGCAGGGGGCGCGCTGCTGTTTGTGGACCTGGACAACTTCAAGGACCTGAACGACACCCAGGGCCATGAACTGGGCGACCAGCTGCTGCGCCAGGTGGGCGCCCGCCTGGCAGGCTGCGTGCGGGTGGGGGACACGGTGGCGCGCCTGGGGGGCGACGAGTTCGTGGTGGTGCTGGAGGGGCTCGCCGCCA from Acidovorax sp. FHTAMBA carries:
- a CDS encoding EAL domain-containing protein, whose amino-acid sequence is MYWRCRWGSGLRWLVLLAVLGAGAIASAAPRELRVGVYANEPKVFFGADGKAAGIFVDLLEMVAAREQWSLRYVPCNWQDCLDALREGRLDLMPDVARSDQRDILFDFHSLPVLHSWSQIYRAPGSPIYSMLDLQGKRVAVLEGSVQRAAFSNMMDSFGIQVTLVDASSFTGAFAMVQQGEADAVIANHRFGNLYSQRYGMVDSGIVFQPAALFFATGAGRNADVLAAIDRSVKDWRSGADPAYAKVLRRWSAADEPVRIAPWIWWGLGGLLAFSLLAALSVVVLRRKVQERTRHLKDSEQKLATILDSVGAFIYIKGKDYHYQYANHHTLQYFGLPSQEVVGKDDGAFFDAATAQSLRANDRRVLEDGESLEVEELNTPATGAPQRAFLSVKIPLRDAKGSVVALCGISTDITERRKAEESLQIAATVFESFEGMIVTSPDKRILRANQSYARLTGYTVEELVGQTPRLLQSGRHDAAFYSSLENSLHTTGMWQGEVWNRRKDGAEYPAWITITAVRSPEGEITHYVGTQIDISSRKAAEEEIRLLAFYDPLTGLPNRRLMTDRLQHSLAATARSGAGGALLFVDLDNFKDLNDTQGHELGDQLLRQVGARLAGCVRVGDTVARLGGDEFVVVLEGLAANVQEAAAQAETVGRTVLQALSQPYRLDGHEHHSSCSIGIALYADARGSVDELLKHGDMAMYQAKGAGRNTLRFFDPRTQANVTARTLLEAGLREALRDGQFLLHYQAQIREHDGIVGAEALVRWQHPQRGLVSPAEFIPVAEASGLIVPLGAWILRTACLQLVEWARNPVTARWTLAVNVSARQFRHSQFVDEVLGVLDETGANPHRLKLELTETLLLDDVEDTIQRMATLRAVGIGFALDDFGTGYSSLSYLKRLPLDQLKIDQGFVRDLLTDTNDATIARTIVTLAQSLDLGVIAEGVETAEQRDMLSSLGCRTWQGYLFGRPGPAADLHAAAMGVNA